One genomic segment of Verrucomicrobiota bacterium includes these proteins:
- a CDS encoding exo-alpha-sialidase, translating to MNIYPVFKISMSSLFIFFFGNLLIAAASDLSYPDAKTNSKSALMLDLTTSGKDPDAIVYENLIHLPAQPSVVSDVRLAGGLRVNQHAYLAYFGGRFWAMWSDGPGEPRVSPEKHWNVVPGHDRPFTRVSYATSKDGLNWSEVKDLSGPPRTNGFGWIARGLWERDGQLIALASHFNAPGYDGEGLSLEGWRWNNGFMRWEEIGTVLDDAMNNFPPKRLPNGKWMMTRRDHQRQVSVMLGGVSSHSDWTIKPLATYDGATQQPEEPYWYVLPDGKNLVGLFRDNAQSKRIMRAFSTDNGESWTPLVTTNFPDARSKFFALRTSHGYYALVSNSRPERRDPLTLAISRDGLVYTHLFYLVGGRHIDYPHMIEHDGNLFISFSGAKQTVEVLKVSLDAIDRLIE from the coding sequence ATGAACATCTACCCTGTATTCAAAATCTCGATGAGCTCCCTGTTCATCTTTTTCTTCGGCAATCTACTCATAGCTGCTGCGTCCGATCTTTCTTATCCGGACGCAAAGACCAACTCCAAAAGTGCCTTGATGCTGGACCTGACTACAAGCGGCAAAGACCCCGATGCCATTGTGTATGAGAATCTGATCCACCTCCCGGCCCAACCTTCAGTTGTAAGTGACGTGCGCTTAGCGGGAGGATTACGCGTCAATCAACACGCTTATCTGGCCTATTTTGGTGGGCGTTTCTGGGCTATGTGGAGCGATGGGCCGGGCGAGCCCAGGGTGTCTCCGGAAAAGCACTGGAATGTGGTACCCGGACACGACCGTCCCTTCACGAGAGTTTCGTATGCGACCAGCAAGGACGGATTAAACTGGAGTGAGGTTAAGGATCTTTCCGGGCCGCCACGAACGAATGGCTTTGGCTGGATTGCCCGTGGGCTGTGGGAGCGCGATGGCCAACTGATTGCCTTGGCCAGCCACTTCAATGCTCCCGGCTACGATGGGGAAGGACTGAGTCTTGAAGGTTGGCGATGGAATAATGGTTTCATGCGCTGGGAGGAAATCGGGACGGTTCTCGACGATGCCATGAACAATTTTCCCCCGAAGCGATTGCCCAACGGAAAATGGATGATGACGCGGCGGGATCACCAACGGCAGGTATCCGTGATGTTGGGTGGAGTTAGCTCACATAGCGATTGGACCATCAAGCCATTGGCAACTTACGATGGAGCAACCCAGCAACCTGAGGAGCCTTACTGGTATGTGCTTCCGGACGGGAAAAACCTCGTGGGGCTCTTTCGCGACAATGCGCAATCGAAACGTATTATGCGGGCCTTTTCCACCGACAACGGAGAAAGCTGGACGCCTTTGGTTACCACGAATTTTCCTGATGCCCGGAGCAAGTTTTTTGCTCTAAGAACGTCCCACGGGTACTATGCATTGGTATCCAATTCCCGGCCCGAGCGTCGCGATCCCCTGACCCTGGCCATCAGTCGGGACGGATTGGTTTACACTCACTTGTTTTATTTAGTTGGAGGCAGGCATATCGACTATCCTCATATGATCGAGCACGACGGCAACTTGTTTATCTCCTTCTCAGGTGCCAAGCAGACAGTGGAAGTTCTCAAGGTGTCGCTCGATGCCATTGACCGATTAATCGAATAG